A genomic region of Nitrosopumilaceae archaeon contains the following coding sequences:
- a CDS encoding cupin domain-containing protein, giving the protein MINGIRKHSMLKIQFDTNQFLKDISKGKSYFHTFINKENLAAGIILLKPGDKDTQGPHDSDEIYYIIRGDGFLNIDGKDHSISEGMSYYVAKNIQHKFHGNKKELVVLYFFGGPDS; this is encoded by the coding sequence TTGATTAATGGAATCAGAAAACATAGTATGTTGAAAATCCAGTTTGACACAAACCAATTCCTAAAAGATATCTCAAAAGGCAAATCATATTTTCACACATTTATCAACAAAGAAAATCTGGCAGCAGGAATCATACTATTAAAGCCTGGAGATAAAGACACCCAAGGGCCACATGACAGCGATGAAATTTATTATATTATACGCGGAGACGGCTTTCTAAATATTGATGGAAAAGACCATTCCATATCAGAAGGAATGTCATACTATGTTGCAAAAAACATACAACACAAATTTCATGGAAACAAAAAAGAGCTAGTTGTATTGTATTTTTTTGGCGGGCCAGATTCCTAG
- a CDS encoding potassium-transporting ATPase subunit C gives MRTLKSKVFSPSIRVVILMIITTGIAYPLLVTAIGQTVLPSQSNGSQIILNGKVVGSELIAQSFDSPKFFHPRNSTDSGSGVDPDITPNSAISQIPAISSATGIPVNALKTLVDLDIARNKETNALVFAPDYVNALNLNIELVKQYPEVYAQEISAKGGT, from the coding sequence ATGAGAACACTAAAGAGCAAAGTATTTTCTCCGTCGATAAGGGTCGTCATACTGATGATCATTACAACCGGAATTGCATATCCTTTACTTGTTACAGCTATAGGTCAGACAGTACTTCCATCCCAATCAAATGGTAGCCAGATTATTCTCAATGGTAAAGTGGTTGGCTCAGAGCTCATCGCTCAAAGCTTTGATTCTCCAAAGTTTTTCCATCCTAGAAATTCTACTGATTCAGGATCAGGTGTAGATCCAGACATTACCCCAAACAGTGCTATTTCCCAGATACCTGCAATAAGCAGTGCAACTGGAATACCTGTTAATGCGTTAAAGACACTAGTTGATCTTGATATTGCAAGAAACAAGGAAACAAACGCTCTAGTATTTGCACCAGACTACGTCAACGCATTGAATCTCAATATAGAACTGGTAAAACAATATCCAGAAGTATATGCACAAGAGATTTCAGCAAAGGGGGGAACTTGA
- a CDS encoding AsnC family protein, with protein MDDLDRLILNLLISNGRISARNIVKILEEKGVKISERGVGKRMAKLEQDKVILGYTTMVDLQKVNMATTRLVTVKFTSPRDFLQRMEAMKKYLTESPFCDFSARTNGDIDWMEIKFFNNHEQAKKEEDLYRSWFGDIIEDYKSYDLDIQKWGWQIFDESNFDRFIQQAITNEQPVLAPSPPPTSKIYR; from the coding sequence ATGGATGATCTGGATAGGCTAATTTTGAATTTGTTAATATCAAACGGCAGAATCTCGGCACGAAATATTGTTAAGATATTAGAAGAAAAAGGAGTCAAAATCTCTGAGAGAGGAGTAGGAAAGAGAATGGCAAAACTAGAGCAGGACAAGGTTATTCTTGGTTATACAACAATGGTAGATCTTCAAAAGGTCAACATGGCAACCACGCGTCTTGTTACTGTAAAATTCACATCCCCTAGAGACTTTTTACAAAGAATGGAGGCAATGAAGAAATATCTTACAGAATCTCCATTTTGTGATTTCTCTGCTAGAACAAATGGAGACATTGACTGGATGGAGATAAAATTCTTCAATAACCATGAACAGGCAAAAAAAGAAGAAGACTTGTACCGTTCTTGGTTTGGTGATATAATTGAGGATTACAAATCATATGATCTGGATATTCAAAAGTGGGGATGGCAGATATTTGATGAATCAAATTTTGATAGATTCATACAACAAGCAATAACAAATGAGCAACCTGTTCTTGCCCCAAGTCCACCGCCTACTTCAAAAATATACCGTTAA
- a CDS encoding MBL fold metallo-hydrolase RNA specificity domain-containing protein, translated as MTSNGIVSVQNGTKIHLDPKRATSDGIAFVSHAHMDHLHNQNGGLLLTTRQTSEIAKLRGYNIENYIEEYEDFSMVDTGHILGARGLAFGDVFYTGDICTRDRGFMKGAKVPKCKTLITECTFGLPEFTFPGIDETVKKVNGIISEMYSKGKPVILLGYELGKAQILSYLFGHWEPFYHDSIKRVNDLYKNFGIDLNDSVGHTEAEKNGLLDKTPWVMIAPNLGAKNQFIQDMKSKYDAITIGFSGWAQSNRFSFARQHDYSITLSDHCDYNELVELVKRCSPEKIYTIHGFVEEFASDLSKMGFDAQPLKENSLDEFL; from the coding sequence ATGACATCAAATGGTATAGTATCAGTACAAAACGGAACAAAAATACATCTTGATCCAAAGCGAGCAACAAGTGATGGAATAGCATTTGTCTCCCATGCACATATGGATCATCTGCATAATCAAAATGGAGGCCTGCTTTTAACAACCAGACAGACAAGCGAGATTGCAAAGCTTCGAGGATATAATATTGAAAACTATATCGAAGAGTATGAGGATTTTTCCATGGTGGACACAGGCCATATCCTGGGTGCACGAGGCCTTGCATTTGGTGATGTGTTTTACACTGGTGATATCTGCACCAGAGATAGAGGTTTTATGAAAGGAGCCAAGGTGCCAAAATGCAAGACGCTAATCACAGAGTGCACATTTGGGCTACCAGAATTTACCTTTCCTGGAATTGATGAGACAGTCAAAAAGGTAAACGGTATAATATCTGAAATGTACTCTAAAGGAAAGCCAGTCATCTTACTAGGGTATGAGCTTGGAAAGGCGCAGATTCTATCATATTTGTTTGGTCACTGGGAACCATTTTACCATGATTCCATAAAACGCGTAAATGACTTGTATAAAAATTTTGGAATAGACCTAAATGATTCTGTTGGACACACAGAAGCTGAAAAAAATGGACTACTTGACAAAACCCCCTGGGTTATGATTGCGCCAAACTTGGGTGCAAAAAACCAGTTCATACAAGACATGAAATCAAAGTATGATGCAATAACAATTGGCTTTAGCGGCTGGGCTCAATCTAACAGATTTTCATTTGCAAGACAGCATGATTATTCCATCACTCTTAGTGATCATTGTGATTACAATGAACTTGTAGAGTTGGTAAAAAGATGCAGCCCAGAAAAAATCTACACCATACATGGCTTTGTTGAAGAGTTTGCAAGTGATTTATCCAAGATGGGCTTTGATGCACAACCTCTAAAAGAAAATTCACTTGACGAATTTCTCTAA
- a CDS encoding HAD-IC family P-type ATPase, with protein MVAKIRQSLLDARILQDSVTKLNPIYLAKKSPVMFAVEVGFFLVFGIALLQNASSEFVNENRVFYIESAIILIVTVWFATYSESLSEAQARAKVDSLRSLEKEVQAKKMVDGKEVIVSSISLKPGDRVRVYAGEIIPRDGIIADGKAFIDESMMTGESDPVFKEKDNPVLGGTKVANDKIIVEITAEAGKSFLDEMVGLIESATRPKTKNEIALTILLAGLSLIFITVVGTMLFFGYYLGYRMDISVLFALLVALMPTTIGALMPAIGIAGINRLARDNIVVKSGKGVEAAGDCDVLILDKTGTITEGARRAIAFVPMEKFTERDIVEAAYAASFNDATHEGKTIIELANEKKIEPSFMMEVLAARPIDFSSETRFSGIELSPKKKTFATQDSISKTSGETKTRVSARVEELEESNTQVRILKGAVEAILKIAQNVNEPELRWKAQEISKTGGTPLAVAINDEIIGLVSLKDNLKKDIREKLDEVHVSGISTVMITGDNLLTAQMIAKEANIDQVIAEAKPTDKLNRVVEEQVKGHVVGMIGDGTNDAPALAKADIGLAMHRGTAAAREAANMVDLDSDPSKILNVVKLGKQLLMTRGAITTFSIANDVAKYFAILPAMFSKVNPKMELLNLMQLHSPESAVLSTLIFNAIIIPILIPLSLRGVKYKPEAPQRTFVKNMLIYGVGGVLLPFAGIKAIDLVVSVFWR; from the coding sequence ATGGTGGCAAAAATAAGACAATCATTACTTGACGCAAGAATACTCCAGGACTCAGTAACAAAGCTCAATCCAATCTATCTTGCCAAAAAAAGTCCAGTAATGTTTGCAGTCGAAGTTGGATTCTTCTTGGTATTTGGAATTGCTTTATTGCAAAATGCATCTTCAGAATTTGTAAATGAAAACCGTGTATTCTATATCGAATCAGCAATAATTCTAATCGTCACAGTTTGGTTTGCGACGTATTCTGAATCTCTCTCGGAAGCTCAAGCAAGAGCAAAGGTTGATTCCCTTAGGAGTCTTGAAAAAGAAGTTCAGGCAAAAAAGATGGTTGATGGAAAAGAGGTCATAGTGTCTTCTATCAGCCTCAAACCAGGAGACAGGGTTCGGGTTTACGCAGGTGAGATAATTCCAAGAGATGGCATTATAGCAGATGGGAAGGCATTCATAGATGAATCCATGATGACTGGAGAATCAGATCCTGTCTTCAAGGAAAAGGACAATCCAGTACTTGGAGGAACCAAAGTTGCAAATGACAAAATAATAGTTGAGATCACTGCAGAGGCTGGCAAGAGCTTTCTTGATGAGATGGTAGGATTAATTGAAAGTGCAACCAGACCAAAGACAAAAAACGAAATTGCTCTAACCATATTACTTGCAGGTCTTTCATTAATTTTCATAACTGTGGTTGGTACGATGCTGTTCTTTGGATATTATCTAGGATACCGTATGGATATCTCTGTACTTTTCGCATTGCTTGTGGCACTCATGCCAACTACCATAGGAGCACTGATGCCTGCAATAGGTATAGCCGGAATTAACAGGTTAGCAAGGGATAACATTGTAGTCAAATCAGGAAAAGGAGTAGAAGCTGCAGGAGACTGTGATGTTCTGATCCTGGACAAGACTGGAACAATTACTGAAGGTGCACGTCGAGCTATTGCATTTGTTCCGATGGAAAAGTTTACAGAAAGAGACATTGTTGAAGCTGCTTATGCAGCATCTTTTAACGACGCTACACATGAAGGAAAAACCATAATTGAACTTGCAAATGAGAAAAAAATTGAACCTTCGTTTATGATGGAAGTTCTGGCAGCAAGGCCTATTGATTTTAGTTCAGAAACACGTTTTAGTGGTATTGAGTTATCACCAAAGAAAAAAACATTTGCAACACAAGATTCGATTTCAAAAACATCTGGTGAAACAAAAACTAGAGTTTCAGCCAGAGTAGAAGAGCTGGAGGAGTCCAACACCCAAGTAAGAATCCTAAAAGGTGCTGTTGAAGCTATCTTGAAGATTGCTCAAAATGTAAACGAACCAGAATTGCGATGGAAAGCACAGGAAATATCAAAGACTGGGGGCACTCCACTTGCTGTTGCAATAAATGATGAGATAATAGGACTTGTCTCACTTAAGGACAATCTAAAAAAAGATATTCGAGAAAAGCTTGACGAAGTTCATGTGTCTGGCATAAGCACAGTTATGATCACAGGAGATAATCTTCTTACAGCTCAAATGATAGCAAAGGAAGCAAATATTGATCAAGTCATAGCTGAAGCCAAGCCCACCGACAAGCTAAACAGAGTAGTAGAAGAACAAGTAAAGGGTCATGTTGTAGGAATGATTGGTGATGGTACCAACGATGCACCAGCACTTGCCAAAGCAGACATAGGACTTGCAATGCATCGTGGAACAGCAGCTGCAAGAGAGGCAGCCAACATGGTTGACCTTGATTCTGATCCTTCAAAGATACTCAATGTGGTAAAGCTTGGAAAGCAATTACTTATGACACGAGGCGCAATCACCACATTTTCCATTGCAAATGATGTTGCAAAATATTTTGCAATTCTTCCTGCAATGTTCTCCAAGGTAAATCCAAAGATGGAATTACTTAATTTAATGCAGCTTCACAGTCCTGAAAGTGCCGTTTTATCTACGTTGATATTTAATGCAATAATAATTCCCATACTAATTCCATTATCGCTCAGAGGTGTCAAATACAAGCCAGAAGCCCCGCAGAGGACATTTGTAAAAAATATGCTCATATACGGAGTGGGAGGAGTTCTTCTTCCATTTGCAGGAATAAAGGCAATCGACTTGGTAGTGTCAGTGTTTTGGAGATGA
- the purN gene encoding phosphoribosylglycinamide formyltransferase, producing MINLGILISGRGSNMEAILKSVKKGKIPIKPAVVISNKPDAKGIKIAKQLGVKTEIIESTGITGANWEYDTKIVAVLEKYGVTPRNGLVCLAGFMRILSPEFIRHFKGKIMNIHPAVLPSFPGLHSQKQAVEYGVKYSGCTVHFVDEGVDTGPIILQSIVKVKDSDTEKSLSEKILAKEHKIYPKAVKLFAEKRIRVKGRKTVIS from the coding sequence ATGATAAATCTTGGCATATTGATTTCTGGCCGGGGCAGCAACATGGAAGCTATTCTAAAATCAGTCAAGAAAGGTAAAATTCCAATAAAACCTGCAGTTGTAATATCAAATAAACCAGATGCAAAGGGAATAAAAATTGCAAAACAACTTGGTGTGAAAACTGAGATAATAGAGAGTACTGGAATCACAGGCGCAAATTGGGAGTATGACACAAAAATTGTTGCAGTCTTAGAAAAATATGGTGTTACTCCAAGAAATGGTCTTGTCTGTCTTGCAGGATTTATGAGAATATTGAGTCCAGAGTTTATCAGGCATTTTAAAGGAAAAATAATGAACATACATCCTGCAGTATTGCCTTCGTTTCCAGGATTGCATTCACAAAAACAGGCAGTAGAATATGGTGTCAAGTATTCTGGCTGTACAGTTCATTTTGTAGATGAAGGAGTTGATACTGGGCCAATCATTTTACAAAGTATAGTCAAGGTAAAAGATAGCGATACTGAAAAAAGTCTTTCAGAGAAGATTCTTGCCAAAGAGCACAAGATCTATCCAAAGGCAGTCAAGCTTTTTGCAGAAAAAAGAATTAGAGTAAAGGGAAGAAAGACAGTAATTTCCTAG
- a CDS encoding bifunctional 5,10-methylenetetrahydrofolate dehydrogenase/5,10-methenyltetrahydrofolate cyclohydrolase, which yields MTGQKIDGIAVANSVKDRVRIAAEVLREEGVTPCLATVLVGENPASMTYVSNKQKACSEVGIETKDHRLPESFSQQEMNSLIDLLNKDNAVHGILVQLPLPKQLDEFSTTSRISPIKDVDGLTPYNVGLMASGRAILKPCTPSGIMELFDYYKIELSGKNVVIINRSHLVGKPLYHLMLEKNATVTTCHSKTKNLKQHCLSADIIITAIGDRSKFTLTADMVPDGAIVIDVGTSRKDGKLVGDVDYENVIKKASFATPVPGGVGPMTIAMLLKNTVTAASISKEFVSSR from the coding sequence TTGACTGGGCAAAAAATAGACGGCATTGCAGTAGCAAATTCTGTCAAAGATAGAGTAAGAATAGCTGCCGAAGTACTAAGAGAAGAAGGAGTCACACCATGTCTTGCAACAGTATTGGTGGGAGAAAATCCAGCTTCGATGACATATGTTTCCAATAAACAAAAGGCATGCTCAGAGGTAGGAATTGAAACCAAAGATCACAGATTGCCAGAATCATTTTCCCAGCAAGAGATGAATTCATTAATTGATTTACTAAACAAGGATAATGCAGTGCATGGAATTTTAGTCCAGCTTCCCCTACCAAAACAATTAGACGAATTTTCTACCACATCACGAATCTCTCCAATAAAGGATGTGGACGGTCTGACACCATATAATGTTGGATTGATGGCATCAGGAAGAGCAATTCTAAAGCCATGTACACCTTCAGGAATAATGGAATTATTTGATTATTACAAAATCGAACTATCAGGCAAAAATGTCGTAATCATAAATCGAAGCCATCTTGTTGGAAAGCCACTATACCATTTGATGCTTGAAAAAAATGCCACAGTTACCACGTGTCATTCCAAAACAAAAAACCTAAAACAACACTGTCTTTCTGCAGATATCATAATTACCGCAATAGGGGACAGGTCAAAATTTACACTAACTGCAGACATGGTACCAGATGGTGCCATTGTAATTGATGTTGGAACAAGCAGAAAAGACGGAAAGCTTGTAGGTGATGTAGACTACGAAAATGTCATCAAAAAAGCATCATTTGCAACTCCTGTTCCAGGGGGAGTTGGGCCCATGACAATAGCGATGCTTTTAAAGAACACTGTCACTGCTGCTTCAATTAGTAAAGAATTTGTCTCAAGTCGTTGA
- the uvrC gene encoding excinuclease ABC subunit UvrC produces the protein MKFDHSKITIPSQSGIYIMKDKSDKIIYIGKAKNLRNRVRSYFLKNQNYKTQKLVEKISDIEFVLTDNESEAFLLEANMIKRYRPIYNIELKDQQRYTYLRITNEEFPRLMVARRTRTGEFLGSGKVFGPFTSGSSKMLSIGLLRKAFKVRICKRLPKEACLEYHMGNCEAPCEFKKAREKYGNHIEELESILKGKQKLEDFSKKLEDEMKEASSHQHYERAKEIHDTMQRLQNLQTRQKMESTKNYDEEYFGIKIKDQTAHVMSFRQTNGVIRDRNRFSFDIIGDNSFSSFLSQYYSTNPIPKFVITSELPEKKDILEEVLSRTSGFKVNIMVPSSGKRKEMIKLIMKNITLYQSKDSDPALVELQEKIHLQNIPKIIECFDISNHGADYAVGSMSRFVDGRPDKSGYRKFKIKTVQGRDDYAMINEVIKRRYIRLRKEKSVMPDLVLIDGGKGQLRAALDALKSISTVLPCISLAKENEEVYIPKIKEPLVIPKNNHALKILQYARDEAHRFGVAYNRSLRKLN, from the coding sequence ATGAAATTTGATCATTCCAAGATAACAATTCCTTCCCAGTCTGGAATATACATAATGAAAGACAAATCAGATAAGATAATCTACATTGGAAAGGCAAAAAATCTTCGAAATCGTGTAAGATCATATTTTCTTAAAAACCAAAACTACAAGACACAAAAGCTTGTTGAAAAAATATCAGATATAGAGTTTGTATTAACTGATAATGAAAGTGAAGCATTTTTGCTTGAAGCCAACATGATAAAACGATACAGGCCAATTTACAACATTGAGCTAAAAGACCAGCAGCGATACACCTATCTTAGAATTACAAACGAGGAATTTCCACGTCTTATGGTGGCAAGAAGAACAAGAACCGGAGAATTTCTTGGCTCAGGCAAGGTATTTGGCCCTTTTACATCAGGCAGCTCAAAAATGCTCTCAATTGGTCTTTTGCGCAAGGCATTCAAAGTGAGAATCTGTAAGAGATTGCCAAAAGAGGCATGTCTTGAATATCACATGGGAAACTGTGAAGCTCCATGTGAATTCAAAAAAGCGCGTGAAAAATATGGAAATCACATTGAAGAACTAGAATCAATACTCAAAGGCAAACAAAAGCTAGAAGATTTTAGCAAAAAACTTGAAGATGAAATGAAGGAAGCATCATCACACCAGCACTATGAAAGGGCAAAAGAGATTCATGATACAATGCAGAGACTGCAAAACTTGCAAACAAGACAGAAGATGGAATCAACAAAAAACTATGATGAGGAATATTTTGGAATAAAAATTAAAGATCAAACCGCACATGTCATGAGCTTTAGGCAGACAAACGGCGTGATTCGTGATAGGAACAGATTTTCTTTTGATATCATTGGGGACAATTCCTTTTCGTCATTTTTATCTCAATACTATTCCACAAACCCAATTCCAAAATTTGTCATAACAAGTGAGCTTCCAGAAAAAAAAGACATTCTAGAAGAGGTTCTTTCAAGAACCTCTGGCTTTAAGGTAAACATTATGGTTCCGTCATCTGGCAAAAGAAAGGAGATGATAAAACTCATCATGAAAAACATTACACTATACCAATCAAAAGACTCTGACCCTGCACTAGTAGAGTTACAGGAAAAAATCCACCTGCAAAACATTCCAAAAATAATAGAATGCTTTGATATTTCAAACCATGGTGCAGACTATGCAGTTGGCTCCATGTCACGATTTGTTGATGGAAGGCCAGACAAGTCAGGATATAGGAAATTTAAGATAAAAACCGTTCAAGGAAGAGACGATTATGCCATGATAAATGAGGTGATAAAAAGACGCTATATCAGATTGCGAAAAGAAAAATCAGTGATGCCAGACTTGGTGTTAATAGATGGTGGCAAGGGACAGTTGCGTGCGGCTTTGGATGCTCTAAAAAGTATCAGTACTGTACTTCCTTGTATTTCACTTGCAAAAGAAAATGAAGAAGTATACATTCCAAAAATAAAAGAGCCGCTAGTCATTCCAAAAAACAATCATGCATTAAAAATTTTACAGTATGCTAGAGATGAAGCACATCGATTTGGTGTTGCGTATAATAGATCATTACGAAAATTAAATTAG
- a CDS encoding 5-formyltetrahydrofolate cyclo-ligase yields MSQVVEKARLRKQLLDARDGLSPDFIKITSKEIQDNLRKIELYRNAKTIGAYYSIGSEVRTQDILQEILNAGKELALPKVIKNDLIFKKISNFSELEPGNFSVMEPKDKCDMVKNLDVVIVPAIALSKDGFRLGYGFGYYDRYLHGKRSTTIALSYAKQVIRSFPRDEHDIKMNFIVTEDKVIRTQNP; encoded by the coding sequence TTGTCTCAAGTCGTTGAAAAAGCAAGACTGCGAAAGCAGCTATTAGATGCACGTGACGGATTATCTCCTGATTTTATCAAAATTACAAGCAAGGAAATTCAAGACAACCTAAGAAAGATAGAGTTGTATAGAAACGCAAAAACAATTGGAGCGTATTATTCAATTGGAAGTGAGGTTCGTACACAGGACATACTCCAAGAAATACTAAATGCAGGAAAAGAATTGGCATTACCAAAGGTTATAAAAAACGATCTCATATTCAAAAAGATTTCAAATTTTTCAGAACTAGAGCCAGGAAATTTTTCTGTCATGGAGCCAAAAGACAAGTGTGATATGGTAAAAAATTTAGATGTCGTAATTGTTCCTGCAATTGCACTATCAAAAGATGGATTCAGACTAGGATACGGATTTGGGTACTATGACAGATATCTGCATGGAAAAAGATCCACAACAATTGCTCTATCATATGCAAAACAGGTAATCAGATCATTTCCTCGTGATGAGCATGATATTAAAATGAATTTCATAGTTACTGAAGACAAGGTAATCAGGACACAAAACCCTTAA
- a CDS encoding response regulator gives MNKTLKVLIVDDESDIANSIKKFLEGRGFQTDTYIDPQKALEDFKPNFYDLIILDIRMPKMNGFQLYRELMKKDDNSNIFFLTAYEEYRHEFTKAFPELDQRHFIKKPISGTHLMEYLMKEVKINPRL, from the coding sequence ATGAACAAGACTTTGAAAGTTCTCATTGTAGATGACGAATCCGATATTGCAAATTCCATTAAGAAATTTTTGGAAGGTAGAGGGTTTCAGACTGATACCTATATTGATCCTCAAAAAGCCTTAGAAGATTTCAAACCAAATTTTTACGATCTAATCATCCTCGATATTCGAATGCCAAAAATGAATGGATTTCAATTATATCGAGAGTTAATGAAAAAAGATGACAATTCCAATATATTTTTCCTTACAGCCTATGAAGAATATCGTCACGAATTTACCAAAGCATTTCCTGAATTAGATCAAAGACATTTTATAAAAAAACCGATTTCAGGTACACATCTAATGGAATATCTAATGAAAGAGGTAAAAATCAATCCTCGTTTATAA